A portion of the Oncorhynchus nerka isolate Pitt River linkage group LG27, Oner_Uvic_2.0, whole genome shotgun sequence genome contains these proteins:
- the LOC115112091 gene encoding anoctamin-1-like isoform X1 produces the protein MRRNDYYIPVSGEEKAADFGNTKDGGVSKYSKYDSIPLNSLKSDEAASSPKQGPTFQDGQRRVDYVLTYHVQKPQSVRRKTSRFADYRILRSLRRSLSTMRSGGTPPSKEDPEIAAHKHRLDYHEDDKRFRQTEFEDNLREVGLELEKDEGNKIPGIGFLKIHAPWNVLCREAEFMKLKMPTKKVYEVKQGSNVVERINLFIHKVTAPLHPKVEPNRPQNVKHLSHPFSREKQHLFDLSDRASFFDSKTRASIVYEVLKRTRCTKAKYTMGITSLLGNGVYTAAYPLHDGDVDGMGAEANDRKILYEEWASYSVFYKYQPIGLIRKYFGEKIGLYFAWLGVYTQMLIPAAIVGVIVFLYGCATVDNDIPSMEICDARNNITMCPLCDRACSYWKLKTACGTARASHLFDNPATVFFSIFMALWATMFMEHWKRRQMRLNYIWDLTGFEEEEDHHRAEYEIQVMQKTLKKQDMSPKDKKVKLTCTDRAPAYMMGLFIMLFMIGVTFAVVFGVILYRISIRAALHMSSNPTARSNIRATVKGTAAVINLVIIIIMDEVYGAVARWLTVLEVPKTDKSFEERLIIKTFVLKFANAFSPIVYLAFFRGRMVGRPGDYVYVIGSYRMEECAHAGCLMELCIQLCITMLGKQLIQNNLFEIGIPKIKKLIRRRKSDMDSQQQEDYNMTLERHEKDHFLGPFVGLSPEYMEMIIQFGMVTLFVASFPLAPLFALLNNIIEIRLDAKKFVTEVRRPIAARAKDIGIWYNLLRGLSKVAVIVNAFVISFTSDFIPRLVYQYMYSPDGSMHGFVNHTLSYFNVSDFQPGTAPLQPMHLGYEVQICRYKDYRETLWSNTPYDLSKEFWAILACRLAFVIVFQNVVMLMSDFVDWLIPDIPKDISLQIHKEKILMVELFMKEEEGKKLLRDNHTNQSPFQPRSRPASHTPSKC, from the exons ATGAGGAGGAATGACTATTATATCCCTGTATCCGGCGAGGAGAAGGCCGCTGACTTTGGGAACACTAAGGATGGTGGCGTTAGCAAATATAGCAAGTATGACTCCATC ccATTGAACTCTCTCAAGTCAGATGAGGCAGCCTCAAGCCCAAAGCAGGGGCCTACATTCCAGGATGGCCAGCGGCGGGTGGACTATGTTCTCACATATCATGTCCAGAAACCCCAGAGTGTTCGCCGCAAGACATCCCGGTTTGCAGATTACCGCATCCTCAGGAGCCTGCGCCGCAGTCTGAGCACGATGAGAAGTGGGGGCACGCCACCATCCAAAGAAGACCCTGAGATTGCTGCCCACAAGCATCGCCTTGACTACCATGAGGATGACAAGCGCTTCCGCCAGACTGAGTTTGAGGATAACCTTCGAGAGGTGGGACTGGAGCTAGAGAAGGATGAGGGG AACAAAATCCCAGGAATTGGCTTCCTGAAGATCCATGCTCCCTGGAATGTGCTCTGTCGGGAGGCAGAATTCATGAAGCTCAAGATGCCCACCAAAAAG GTGTACGAGGTCAAACAGGGAAGTAATGTGGTGGAGAGGATCAATCTGTTCATCCACAAAGTGACTGCGCCACTTCATCCTAAAGTGGAGCCAAATAGACCCCAAAATGTGAAGCATCTTTCCCACCCATTCTCCCGGGAAAAGCAGCACCT GTTTGATCTCTCAGACAGAGCGTCTTTCTTCGACAGCAAAACCAGGGCCTCAATA GTATATGAAGTGTTGAAACGTACAAGATGCACGAAAGCCAAATACACCATGG GAATCACCAGTCTCCTTGGCAACGGTGTTTACACTGCTGCGTACCCTCTTCACGAT GGGGATGTTGACGGCATGGGGGCGGAGGCCAATGACAGAAAG ATCTTGTATGAAGAATGGGCAAGCTACAGTGTCTTCTACAAGTACCAACCAATTGGGTTAATCAG GAAGTACTTTGGGGAGAAGATTGGCCTGTACTTTGCCTGGCTTGGGGTTTACACCCAGATGCTGATCCCTGCTGCCATAGTGGGGGTCATAGTGTTCCTGTACGGTTGTGCCACTGTGGACAATGACATTCCCAG CATGGAGATTTGTGATGCGAGAAACAACATCACCATGTGCCCACTGTGTGACCGCGCTTGCAGCTACTGGAAGCTGAAGACTGCATGCGGCACGGCCAGGGCCAGCCATCTTTTTGACAACCCGGCCACCGTCTTCTTCTCCATCTTCATGGCCCTCTGGG CTACCATGTTCATGGAGCACTGGAAGAGAAGGCAAATGAGACTCAATTACATCTGGGATTTGACTGGCTTTGAAGAGGAAGAG GACCACCATAGGGCTGAGTATGAGATCCAAGTCATGCAGAAGACCCTGAAGAAACAGGATATGTCTCCCAAG gataaaaaagtgAAACTGACATGTACAGACCGTGCACCAGCATATATGATGGGACTTTTCATAATGCTTTTTATG ATTGGTGTGACCTTTGCTGTAGTGTTCGGGGTCATCCTGTACAGAATCTCCATCAGGGCTGCCTTACACATGAGCTCCAATCCCACGGCTCGCTCCAACATCCGGGCAACTGTCAAGGGCACCGCTGCTGTCATCAACCTggttattatcatcatcatggaTGAGGTCTATGGTGCCGTAGCTCGCTGGCTCACTGTTCTTG AGGTGCCCAAGACTGACAAGAGTTTTGAAGAGAGGCTGATAATCAAGACCTTtgttctgaagtttgccaatgcaTTCTCCCCCATCGTCTACCTCGCCTTCTTCAGGGGCAG AATGGTTGGGCGTCCTGGGGACTATGTGTATGTTATCGGGTCATACAGGATGGAGGAG TGTGCCCACGCAGGTTGCCTGATGGAGCTGTGTATTCAGCTCTGCATCACCATGCTTGGCaaacaactcatccagaacaacCTGTTTGAAATCGGCATCCC TAAAATAAAGAAGCTGATCAGGCGTCGGAAGTCTGACATGGACTCTCAGCAGCAGGAGGACTATAACATGACCCTCGAGCGTCATGAGAAGGACCACTTCCTGGGTCCCTTTGTGGGCCTCAGCCCAGAGTACATGGAGATGA TCATCCAGTTTGGAATGGTGACCCTGTTTGTGGCCTCCTTTCCCTTGGCACCACTCTTTGCTCTGCTCAACAACATCATCGAGATCCGTCTGGATGCTAAGAAATTTGTCACAGAGGTCAGGCGGCCCATCGCAGCCAGAGCAAAAGACATTG GCATCTGGTATAATCTTCTGAGAGGGCTCAGCAAAGTAGCAGTCATTGTAAAT GCGTTTGTGATTTCCTTCACGTCCGACTTCATCCCTCGACTAGTCTACCAGTACATGTACAGCCCTGATGGCTCCATGCACGGCTTTGTCAACCACACTCTGTCCTACTTCAACGTCAGTGACTTCCAGCCTGGCACTGCCCCTCTGCAGCCTATGCACCTGGGGTATGAAGTGCAGATATGCAG ATACaaagactacagagagacactaTGGTCCAACACCCCCTATGACCTCTCCAAGGAGTTCTGGGCTATACTGGCTTGCCGGCTGGCCTTTGTCATTGTTTTTCAG AATGTGGTGATGCTGATGAGCGACTTTGTTGACTGGCTGATCCCAGACATCCCCAAGGACATCAGTCTGCAGATCCACAAGGAGAAGATCCTCATGGTGGAGCTCTTCATGAAGGAGGAAGAGGGCAAGAAGCTCCTCCGAGACAACCACACCAACCAAAGTCCTTTTCAGCCCCGCTCTCGCCCTGCCTCGCATACACCTTCTAAATGCTAG
- the LOC115112091 gene encoding anoctamin-1-like isoform X2: MRRNDYYIPVSGEEKAADFGNTKDGGVSKYSKYDSIPLNSLKSDEAASSPKQGPTFQDGQRRVDYVLTYHVQKPQSVRRKTSRFADYRILRSLRRSLSTMRSGGTPPSKEDPEIAAHKHRLDYHEDDKRFRQTEFEDNLREVGLELEKDEGNKIPGIGFLKIHAPWNVLCREAEFMKLKMPTKKVYEVKQGSNVVERINLFIHKVTAPLHPKVEPNRPQNVKHLSHPFSREKQHLFDLSDRASFFDSKTRASIVYEVLKRTRCTKAKYTMGITSLLGNGVYTAAYPLHDGDVDGMGAEANDRKILYEEWASYSVFYKYQPIGLIRKYFGEKIGLYFAWLGVYTQMLIPAAIVGVIVFLYGCATVDNDIPSMEICDARNNITMCPLCDRACSYWKLKTACGTARASHLFDNPATVFFSIFMALWATMFMEHWKRRQMRLNYIWDLTGFEEEEDHHRAEYEIQVMQKTLKKQDMSPKDKKVKLTCTDRAPAYMMGLFIMLFMIGVTFAVVFGVILYRISIRAALHMSSNPTARSNIRATVKGTAAVINLVIIIIMDEVYGAVARWLTVLEVPKTDKSFEERLIIKTFVLKFANAFSPIVYLAFFRGRMVGRPGDYVYVIGSYRMEECAHAGCLMELCIQLCITMLGKQLIQNNLFEIGIPKIKKLIRRRKSDMDSQQQEDYNMTLERHEKDHFLGPFVGLSPEYMEMIIQFGMVTLFVASFPLAPLFALLNNIIEIRLDAKKFVTEVRRPIAARAKDIGTASGIIF; encoded by the exons ATGAGGAGGAATGACTATTATATCCCTGTATCCGGCGAGGAGAAGGCCGCTGACTTTGGGAACACTAAGGATGGTGGCGTTAGCAAATATAGCAAGTATGACTCCATC ccATTGAACTCTCTCAAGTCAGATGAGGCAGCCTCAAGCCCAAAGCAGGGGCCTACATTCCAGGATGGCCAGCGGCGGGTGGACTATGTTCTCACATATCATGTCCAGAAACCCCAGAGTGTTCGCCGCAAGACATCCCGGTTTGCAGATTACCGCATCCTCAGGAGCCTGCGCCGCAGTCTGAGCACGATGAGAAGTGGGGGCACGCCACCATCCAAAGAAGACCCTGAGATTGCTGCCCACAAGCATCGCCTTGACTACCATGAGGATGACAAGCGCTTCCGCCAGACTGAGTTTGAGGATAACCTTCGAGAGGTGGGACTGGAGCTAGAGAAGGATGAGGGG AACAAAATCCCAGGAATTGGCTTCCTGAAGATCCATGCTCCCTGGAATGTGCTCTGTCGGGAGGCAGAATTCATGAAGCTCAAGATGCCCACCAAAAAG GTGTACGAGGTCAAACAGGGAAGTAATGTGGTGGAGAGGATCAATCTGTTCATCCACAAAGTGACTGCGCCACTTCATCCTAAAGTGGAGCCAAATAGACCCCAAAATGTGAAGCATCTTTCCCACCCATTCTCCCGGGAAAAGCAGCACCT GTTTGATCTCTCAGACAGAGCGTCTTTCTTCGACAGCAAAACCAGGGCCTCAATA GTATATGAAGTGTTGAAACGTACAAGATGCACGAAAGCCAAATACACCATGG GAATCACCAGTCTCCTTGGCAACGGTGTTTACACTGCTGCGTACCCTCTTCACGAT GGGGATGTTGACGGCATGGGGGCGGAGGCCAATGACAGAAAG ATCTTGTATGAAGAATGGGCAAGCTACAGTGTCTTCTACAAGTACCAACCAATTGGGTTAATCAG GAAGTACTTTGGGGAGAAGATTGGCCTGTACTTTGCCTGGCTTGGGGTTTACACCCAGATGCTGATCCCTGCTGCCATAGTGGGGGTCATAGTGTTCCTGTACGGTTGTGCCACTGTGGACAATGACATTCCCAG CATGGAGATTTGTGATGCGAGAAACAACATCACCATGTGCCCACTGTGTGACCGCGCTTGCAGCTACTGGAAGCTGAAGACTGCATGCGGCACGGCCAGGGCCAGCCATCTTTTTGACAACCCGGCCACCGTCTTCTTCTCCATCTTCATGGCCCTCTGGG CTACCATGTTCATGGAGCACTGGAAGAGAAGGCAAATGAGACTCAATTACATCTGGGATTTGACTGGCTTTGAAGAGGAAGAG GACCACCATAGGGCTGAGTATGAGATCCAAGTCATGCAGAAGACCCTGAAGAAACAGGATATGTCTCCCAAG gataaaaaagtgAAACTGACATGTACAGACCGTGCACCAGCATATATGATGGGACTTTTCATAATGCTTTTTATG ATTGGTGTGACCTTTGCTGTAGTGTTCGGGGTCATCCTGTACAGAATCTCCATCAGGGCTGCCTTACACATGAGCTCCAATCCCACGGCTCGCTCCAACATCCGGGCAACTGTCAAGGGCACCGCTGCTGTCATCAACCTggttattatcatcatcatggaTGAGGTCTATGGTGCCGTAGCTCGCTGGCTCACTGTTCTTG AGGTGCCCAAGACTGACAAGAGTTTTGAAGAGAGGCTGATAATCAAGACCTTtgttctgaagtttgccaatgcaTTCTCCCCCATCGTCTACCTCGCCTTCTTCAGGGGCAG AATGGTTGGGCGTCCTGGGGACTATGTGTATGTTATCGGGTCATACAGGATGGAGGAG TGTGCCCACGCAGGTTGCCTGATGGAGCTGTGTATTCAGCTCTGCATCACCATGCTTGGCaaacaactcatccagaacaacCTGTTTGAAATCGGCATCCC TAAAATAAAGAAGCTGATCAGGCGTCGGAAGTCTGACATGGACTCTCAGCAGCAGGAGGACTATAACATGACCCTCGAGCGTCATGAGAAGGACCACTTCCTGGGTCCCTTTGTGGGCCTCAGCCCAGAGTACATGGAGATGA TCATCCAGTTTGGAATGGTGACCCTGTTTGTGGCCTCCTTTCCCTTGGCACCACTCTTTGCTCTGCTCAACAACATCATCGAGATCCGTCTGGATGCTAAGAAATTTGTCACAGAGGTCAGGCGGCCCATCGCAGCCAGAGCAAAAGACATTGGTACA GCATCTGGTATAATCTTCTGA